The Mercurialis annua linkage group LG2, ddMerAnnu1.2, whole genome shotgun sequence genome contains a region encoding:
- the LOC126670276 gene encoding SNW/SKI-interacting protein-like, with the protein MAMAPLREILPPTKSKTSSYSNRKGFVRRKVEDFGDGGALPEIHIAQYPLGMGRDKSASRILPLTVDANGNVAYDAIVKQNQNSKKIVYSKHTDIIPKFLKNEEESIEDEEIEETTLETKTALEKIVNVRLSAAQPTKSSDSKYIKYKPSQQSAAFNSGAEERIIRMVEMPVDPLDPPKFKHKRVPKASGSPPVPLMHSPARPVTVKDQQDWKIPPCISNWKNPKGYTIPLNKRLAADGRGLQDVQINDDFAQLSESLYVAEQKAREAVAMRSKVQKEMMMKENDKREQELCALAQKARSERTGAAPPMSAPMDDVDMMEDYDRGRERERDASKESRQEREERLQREKIREERRRERERERRLEAKDAAMGKKSKITRDRDRDISEKVALGMASAGPGRGEVMHDQRLFNQEKGMDSGFATDEQYNVYDKGLFTAQPTLSTLYRPQKDVDSDTYGGADEQLDKIMKTERFKPDKAFAGTSEKAGPRDRPVEFEKDVEEADPFGLDQFLTEVKKGKKTMDKVGSDGTMRASGGSSTRDGHDGGSDRTRIGFERGR; encoded by the coding sequence ATGGCAATGGCGCCTTTGAGAGAAATCTTACCTCCTACGAAGTCTAAAACTTCATCTTATTCGAATCGTAAGGGTTTTGTTCGTCGGAAAGTGGAGGATTTCGGAGATGGAGGTGCACTTCCGGAGATTCATATTGCTCAATACCCTCTTGGTATGGGCAGGGATAAGTCTGCGTCTAGAATATTGCCTTTGACTGTTGATGCTAATGGGAATGTTGCATATGATgccattgtgaagcagaatcaGAATTCGAAGAAGATTGTTTATTCAAAGCATACGGATATCATTCCAAAGTTCTTGAAGAATGAAGAGGAGAGCATTGAGGACGAGGAGATTGAGGAGACAACACTGGAGACCAAAACTGCTCTTGAAAAGATTGTTAATGTAAGATTGAGTGCGGCACAGCCAACAAAATCTTCTGATTCGAAGTATATTAAGTACAAGCCATCTCAGCAATCAGCGGCTTTTAATTCAGGGGCGGAAGAGAGAATCATCAGAATGGTGGAGATGCCGGTTGACCCACTCGACCCACCTAAGTTCAAGCATAAGAGGGTCCCTAAGGCTTCTGGATCTCCTCCTGTGCCACTCATGCACTCACCCGCTAGACCTGTGACTGTAAAAGATCAGCAGGATTGGAAAATCCCTCCTTGTATCTCAAACTGGAAGAATCCTAAAGGTTATACAATTCCTCTTAATAAGCGTCTAGCGGCTGATGGAAGAGGTCTGCAGGATGTTCAAATTAATGATGATTTTGCCCAGTTATCAGAGTCACTCTATGTTGCTGAGCAGAAAGCTAGAGAAGCTGTTGCTATGCGATCCAAGGTTCAAAAGGAGATGATGATGAAGGAGAATGATAAGAGAGAGCAGGAACTGTGTGCACTAGCTCAGAAAGCGCGCTCTGAACGAACTGGTGCAGCACCACCAATGTCCGCTCCAATGGATGATGTTGATATGATGGAAGATTATGATCGTGGGAGAGAAAGGGAGAGGGATGCTTCTAAAGAGTCAAGGCAGGAGAGGGAAGAGAGACTACAGCGTGAGAAAATTCGTGAGGAGCGACGTCGTGAGAGGGAGAGGGAGAGAAGGTTGGAGGCTAAAGATGCTGCCATGGGTAAGAAGAGCAAGATTACAAGAGATAGAGATCGTGACATTAGTGAGAAAGTTGCTCTCGGTATGGCTTCTGCTGGGCCTGGCAGAGGAGAGGTTATGCATGACCAGAGATTGTTTAACCAGGAGAAAGGAATGGATTCTGGTTTTGCCACAGATGAACAATATAATGTTTATGACAAGGGCTTATTTACAGCTCAGCCTACTCTTTCAACACTCTATCGGCCACAGAAAGATGTTGATTCTGATACGTATGGAGGAGCTGATGAGCAGTTAGATAAAATTATGAAGACGGAGAGGTTCAAACCCGATAAGGCTTTTGCTGGCACTTCTGAGAAGGCCGGTCCACGGGACAGGCCAGTTGAGTTCGAAAAGGATGTAGAAGAAGCTGATCCATTTGGGTTGGATCAGTTCTTGACTGAAGTGAAGAAGGGCAAGAAAACCATGGACAAGGTGGGCAGTGATGGTACAATGAGAGCTAGTGGCGGGTCTTCAACTAGAGACGGACATGACGGAGGCTCTGATAGAACTCGTATTGGCTTTGAGAGGGGCCGCTAG
- the LOC126668015 gene encoding uncharacterized protein LOC126668015 isoform X1 — protein MGKEHNGRVRGLGLGPTPRSYFGASSYNVGEKWNASTSSSNLNEVETLKETLQEMTAKYEEVNKKYEVLSTNHEGVSQTLLALASFVSKKFPGQHWMPTQLNKNQQVSGHGSGGNMQHDASSRSSHGFASNEA, from the exons ATGGGTAAAGAGCACAATGGTCGTGTGAGGGGTTTAGGGTTGGGACCAACCCCGAGAAGTTATTTTGGAGCATCGTCTTACAATGTGGGAGAAAAATGGAACGCTTCTACAAGTTCAAGCAACTTAAATGAAGTGGAAACACTCAAGGAAACACTCCAAGAGATGACAGCCAAATATGAAGAAGTGAACAAGAAATATGAAGTCTTATCAACCAATCACGAAGGAGTATCTCAAACGCTACTTGCTTTGGCAAGCTTTGTATCTAAAAAGTTTCCTGGACAACATTGGATGCCAACACAATTGAACAAAAATCAG CAGGTTAGTGGTCATGGTAGCGGTGGAAATATGCAACATGATGCTTCATCACGTTCAAGTCATGGTTTTGCTAGCAATGAAGCTTGA
- the LOC126668015 gene encoding uncharacterized protein LOC126668015 isoform X2, translated as MGKEHNGRVRGLGLGPTPRSYFGASSYNVGEKWNASTSSSNLNEVETLKETLQEMTAKYEEVNKKYEVLSTNHEGVSQTLLALASFVSKKFPGQHWMPTQLNKNQVSGHGSGGNMQHDASSRSSHGFASNEA; from the exons ATGGGTAAAGAGCACAATGGTCGTGTGAGGGGTTTAGGGTTGGGACCAACCCCGAGAAGTTATTTTGGAGCATCGTCTTACAATGTGGGAGAAAAATGGAACGCTTCTACAAGTTCAAGCAACTTAAATGAAGTGGAAACACTCAAGGAAACACTCCAAGAGATGACAGCCAAATATGAAGAAGTGAACAAGAAATATGAAGTCTTATCAACCAATCACGAAGGAGTATCTCAAACGCTACTTGCTTTGGCAAGCTTTGTATCTAAAAAGTTTCCTGGACAACATTGGATGCCAACACAATTGAACAAAAATCAG GTTAGTGGTCATGGTAGCGGTGGAAATATGCAACATGATGCTTCATCACGTTCAAGTCATGGTTTTGCTAGCAATGAAGCTTGA